TGCAGTTCTCGCTGCGCGGCACGCCGGTGCTGCGCTACGGCGAGGAGATCGGGATGGGGGAGGACCTGTCGCTGGACGGGCGGGACGCGATCCGCACCCCGATGCAGTGGTCCTACAAGGACAATGCCGGCTTCTCCACCGCCGAGCCGGAGAAGCTGCTCCGCCCGGTGATCGACAAGGGTGAGTACGGCTACCAGCACGTGAACGTCACCGCGCAGCGCAAGGACCCGCGCTCGCTGCTCGGTTGGTTCGAGCGGATGATCCGTACCCTGCGGGAGGCCCCGGAGATCGGTTCGGGCAGCACCGCCCACATCGACGTGCCGATGCCCCCCGGCGTGCTCGCGCACCGCGCCGACGGGCCGACCGGGACCATGGTCTTCCTGCACAACCTCGGCACCGAGGACGTGGAGGTCGACCTGAGCACCCTCGCCCCGGAGGCCGACCTGCCGATCGACGTGCTGACCGACCGCAACTACGAGGACGTGGGCAAGCTCGACCAGCTCAAGCTGAACGGTCACGGTTACCGGTGGATCCGGCTCTGCCGGGGTGGGGCCCTCTGAGGTGACATGACGGCGGGATAGGCTCCTCCGATCTAGCCACGTTACCGGGAGGTAATCATGTCGGAGGAGCCCCGCGTCGCCATCGTGACCGGAGCCGCGCGCGGCATCGGCGCGGCCACCGCCCGCCGGCTGGCCGCCGACGGCATGGCCGTCGCCGTGGTCGACATCGACGAGTCCGCCACCGGCGAGACCGTCGAGGCCATCACCGCCGCGGGCGGCCGGGCGCTCGGCGTCGGCGCGGATGTGGCCGACCGGGTCCAGGTCGAGGCCGCCGTCGAGCGGGTCGCCGCCGACCTGGGCGCGCCGACCGTCCTGGTCAACAACGCCGGTGTCCTCCGCGACAACCTGCTGTTCAAGATGACCGACGCCGACTGGGACACGGTCCTGGGCGTGCACCTACGCGGCGCGTTCCTGTTCAGTCAGGCCGCACAGAAGCACATGGTCGAGCGGAAGTGGGGGCGGATCGTCAACCTCTCCAGCACCTCGGCGCTCGGTAACCGGGGGCAGGCGAACTACTCCGCCGCCAAGGCCGGACTCCAGGGCTTCACCAAGACGCTCGCCATCGAGCTGGGCCCGTACGGGGTGACCGTCAACGCGGTGGCGCCCGGCTTCATCGTCACCGACATGACCGCCGCCACCGCGGCCCGGATGAAGGTCGACTTCGCCGCGCTCCAGGAACACGCCGCCGCCGAGATCGCGGTACGCCGCACCGGCCGCCCGGAGGACGTCGCGCACACCATCTCGTTCCTGACCAGCGAGGGCGCGTCCTTCGTCTCCGGCCAGGTCATCTACGTGGCCGGCGGCCCCAAGTCCTGACCCGCCCGCGCGGTCAGGTGCGGGGGCGGCGGGTGCGGTGGAGCCAGAGAAGGCCCAGGAGGGGTAGCACCAAGGGGATGTAGCCGTAGCCGCTGCCGAAGTCGGACCAGACCGTCTCGTCCGGGAACAGCTCGCGGTCGGCGATGCTCAGCACGCCCACCGCGAGCACCCCGACCAGCTCGACCGAGCAGCACGCGAGCGCGACCCGGCGGCCGGCGTGCCCGGCCCGGGCCAACCCCACCGCCGCCACGATGTAGATCAGCGCGGCCAGCGCGGAGAGCAGGTACGCCACCGGCGCCTCGTCGAACTTCGTGGCGATCTGCAGTCCGGCCCGCGACGTCGCGGCGATGGCGAACAGGATGTAGACCGCGATCAGCAGCCGGCCCGGCCCGCGGTTCGTGGCGCGCTCCGGCGTGGCGGTCTCAGCCACCGACGACCTCCCAGGTCTGCTGGAGTCGCACCACCACGACCGGGGTGACCAGGCAGACCGCGCAGACGATGGCCGAGCCCCAGCGGGTCGGCTCCATCCGGGCCAGCACCCAGGCCAGCGGCGGTAGGCAGACGAGCGTCACCAGGTAGCCGAAGAACGCACCCGGCTCGCCCGGCCGGTCGCCGCCGCCGAGCGCGACGAGCGCCGCCACGGTCAACGCCAGCAGCGCCAACTCCACCACGGCCAGGCCGGCGAACTGGACCCGGTCCGGCGGGCGCTGCCGCACGGCCGCGACCAGGGCCCAGACCGCGACCGCGAGCGACAGCACGATCGCGATCGTGGCGAGCAACCCGTCCACCGGCGAGCCGGCCGCCGCCGCGCTGGTCATCGACGCAGTGTCGTTCACCGGGCCAGCCTACTAAGCGGCGTAGTAGGGGCGCGTCGGCCGGGTCGGGGCGCGCCGGCCGGGCCGGGCGACTAGCGTGGATCACGCTCCCGGCGTACGCCGGTGGCCGGCGACGACGGCAGGAGGTCCGGGGTGCGGTTCGGGTTGTTCGGCACCGGTCACTGGGCGGCGAAGACGCACGCCGCGGCCATCGACGCCCACCCGCGGGCGCAACTGGCCGGCGTGTGGGGGCGGAACCCGGCGAAGGCGGAGGAGCTCGCCACCCGGCACGGCGTACCGGCCTTCACCGACGTGGACGCGCTGGTCGAGGCGTGCGACGCGGTCGCCGTGGCGCTCCCGCCGGACGTGCAGGCCGACATCGCCGTCCGGGCCGCCACCGCCGGGCGGCATCTGCTGCTGGACAAGCCGCTGGCGCTCGGCCTCGCCGACGCCGACCGGGTGGTCGACGCCGCCCAGTCCGCCGGGGTGGCCTCGGTGGTCTTCTTCACCCAGCGCTTCCACCCGAACGTCACCGGCTCCCTCGCCTCGGCCGCGGCGGCCGGCGGCTGGCAGCACGCCCGGTGCACCATGTTCGCCTCGATCTTTCAGCCCGGTAATCCGTACGGCGGCTCGCGGTGGCGGCGGGACCGGGGCGCGCTGTGGGACATCGGCCCGCACGCGCTGTCGCTGATCCTGCCGGTGCTCGGCCGGGTCACCCGGGTCGCCGCGATGGACGGGCCGAGCGGCCTGGTGCATCTGCTGCTCACCCACGACGGCGGCGCGACCAGCTCGCTCTCGCTCACCCTCGACGCGCCGGCCGAGGCCGTGACCCGCGACGTCGTCTTCTTCGGCGAGAACGGCACCGAGAGCGTCCCGCCCGGCGACGGCAGTGCGCTCCAGGCGTTCGGCGCGGCGCTCGACCAGTTGCTGGCGGAGGTCGACGCGGGCACCCGCGACCACCGCTGCGACGTCCGGTTCGGCCGGGAGGTGGTGGCCGTGCTCGACGCCGCGGAGACCGCCCGGGCGCAGGGGCGCACGGTCGAGCTTTAGCAGACCGGCCGGAAATCGCGGCCATCCGGTCCGGCGCCGGCACCGAATGCCTACCGTGCGGGCAGAGGGAGCCGACGGAAGGTGGAACCGGATGACCCACGGCGACAGCGTCGGTGACGTGCCGGGGCGGTCGAGGTTGCACGCCGTGCCCCCGGCCGCCCCGGACCAGCGGGTGGAGACCGACGACCTGCTGCGGGCGGTGGCGCGCGGTGACGAGGCGGCGTTCGAGCGGCTCTACGGCCTCGTCTCGCCGCGCGTCTACGGCCTGGTGCGGCGGGTGCTGCGCGACCCGGCCCAAGCCGAGGAGGTCGCCCAGGAGGCGCTGGTCGAGGTGTGGCGCACCGCCGCCCGGTTCGACCCGTCCCGGGGCTCCGCCACCGCCTGGGTATTCACCATCGCCCACCGGCGCGCGGTGGACCGGGTCCGGTCCGAACAGGCCGGCGCCGAACGCACCCGCCGGGCCGCCGCCGGATCCGCCGAGACGCCGTACGACGAGGTGGCCGAGGAGGCGGCGGCCCGCTTGGAACGGCAGCAGGTACGCCACTGCCTGAACGCGCTCACCGAGGTGCAGCGCGAGGCGATCACGCTTGCCTACTACGGCGGGCACAGCTACCGCGAGGTGGCCGGCCTGCTCGACACCGCGCTGCCGACCGTCAAGAGCCGCATGCGGGACGGGTTGATCCGTCTGCGCGACTGCCTGGGAGTGGGGCTGACCCGATGACCGACATCCACGCGCTCGCCGGGGCGTACGTGCTCGACGCGGTGGACGACGTCGAGCGGGCCGCGTTCGACCGGCACCTGGCCGACTGCGAAAGTTGCGCGCTGGAGTTGGCCGAGCTGCGCGAGACGGCCGCGCGGCTGGCCGACTCGACCTGGTCCGTACCCCCGCCCGCGCTGCGCACGGCGGTGTTGGCGGAGATCCGGCGTACCCGGCAGGAACGGCCCGGTCCCGCGGGCCGCGTCGGGCCCGCCGCGGCCGGGGCCTGGCGACGCCGGCTGGCCGTCGCGGCCGCCGTCGTGCTGCTGGCCGGCGGCGCGGGCGCGGCCACCTGGGTGGCCCAGGAGCAGCGGGTACGCGACGCGCGCACCGAGGCCGACGCGGCTCGGGACGAGGCGGGCCGGATCCGGGCGGTGCTGGCCGCCCCGGACGCGGTGGTGCGCACCGGCGTCGCGCCGGCCGGCGGCCGGGTGACCGTGGTGGCGTCGGCGAGCCGGGACGAGGGGGTGGCCCTGGTGGCCGGGCTGGCCGCGCCGGGGCCGGACCGGGCCTACCAGCTCTGGCTGATCGAGGGCGCCACGGCCACCTCGGCCGGGGTGCTGCCGGCCGGGCAGGGCGGCGGCACGAGGCTGCTCTCGGGCGTCCGTGGCAAGGGCCTGTTCGGCGTCACGGAGGAGCCGGCGGGCGGCTCGGCGCAGCCGACCATGACGCCGCTCGTGTCGTTCACCCTCACCTGAGGTGAAAGGCGGGGCCCCCGCTTAACGCATTCGGTAGAGGAGGGGGCCCCGCTTAACACGTGGCATCGAGCGGGGCTGCGCTAGCTGTTCAGGATCAGCAGGGCCTCGCCGAGTTCGGCCGGGGTGTCGAACTCCTCGGCCGGCAACGTGCGGAGCGTCTGGAGCGCCTCGGTGCTGGCGCCGTTCTCCTGCCCCCAACGGACCAGATCCTCCCGCGAGACCGGATAGTCGAGCCCGGCCAGGAACTCCTGCAACTGCGCGCCGGTGACGGTCATACCGGCCGGTTACCCGTATGCCCGGCCGGCATGCCCGGTTGCCTGGTCCGGCAGCCTGGTCCGGTTGCCTGGTCCGGCCGCGCGACGGTTTGCCCGGGCGGCACCCGGGTAGCCGCGCACATGCTGGTTCAGCGGCTCGGCGCGCCGAGCGACTTCGACCCGCTGCTGGAGCGCGTCCGGAACGCCCGCATCGTGATGATCGGCGAGGCGACGCACGGCAGCTACGACTACTACCGGCTGCGGGAGCAGTTGACCCGGCGACTCATCGCCGAACAGGGTTTCGACTTCGTCGCGGTGGAGGGGGACTGGCCGGACTGCGACCGGGTGCACCGATCGGTGGTGGGCGCACCCGGCGGCCTGGCCGATCCGCTCGTCGCGCTGGAACGCTTCGAACGGTGGCCCACCTGGATGTGGGCGAACGCCGAGGTGGCCCGCTTCTGCCGCTGGCTGCGGGCCTGGAACCTGGAACGCCCCGAGGGCGAACGCGCCGGCTTCCACGGCCTCGACGTCTATTCCCTCTGGGAGTCGATGCAGGCCATCTTCGACTACCTGGGCGAGGAGGACCCGGCGTCGCTGGAGGCGGCCCAGGAGGCGTACCGCTGCTTCGAGCCGTACGGCAAGCAGGTCGAGGAGTACGGCATGGCCAGCCGGTTCGTCTCCGCCCGGTGCGA
The genomic region above belongs to Micromonospora sp. WMMD1128 and contains:
- the sigK gene encoding ECF RNA polymerase sigma factor SigK, with the protein product MTHGDSVGDVPGRSRLHAVPPAAPDQRVETDDLLRAVARGDEAAFERLYGLVSPRVYGLVRRVLRDPAQAEEVAQEALVEVWRTAARFDPSRGSATAWVFTIAHRRAVDRVRSEQAGAERTRRAAAGSAETPYDEVAEEAAARLERQQVRHCLNALTEVQREAITLAYYGGHSYREVAGLLDTALPTVKSRMRDGLIRLRDCLGVGLTR
- the fabG gene encoding 3-oxoacyl-ACP reductase FabG — translated: MSEEPRVAIVTGAARGIGAATARRLAADGMAVAVVDIDESATGETVEAITAAGGRALGVGADVADRVQVEAAVERVAADLGAPTVLVNNAGVLRDNLLFKMTDADWDTVLGVHLRGAFLFSQAAQKHMVERKWGRIVNLSSTSALGNRGQANYSAAKAGLQGFTKTLAIELGPYGVTVNAVAPGFIVTDMTAATAARMKVDFAALQEHAAAEIAVRRTGRPEDVAHTISFLTSEGASFVSGQVIYVAGGPKS
- a CDS encoding Gfo/Idh/MocA family oxidoreductase: MRFGLFGTGHWAAKTHAAAIDAHPRAQLAGVWGRNPAKAEELATRHGVPAFTDVDALVEACDAVAVALPPDVQADIAVRAATAGRHLLLDKPLALGLADADRVVDAAQSAGVASVVFFTQRFHPNVTGSLASAAAAGGWQHARCTMFASIFQPGNPYGGSRWRRDRGALWDIGPHALSLILPVLGRVTRVAAMDGPSGLVHLLLTHDGGATSSLSLTLDAPAEAVTRDVVFFGENGTESVPPGDGSALQAFGAALDQLLAEVDAGTRDHRCDVRFGREVVAVLDAAETARAQGRTVEL
- a CDS encoding anti-sigma factor; this encodes MTDIHALAGAYVLDAVDDVERAAFDRHLADCESCALELAELRETAARLADSTWSVPPPALRTAVLAEIRRTRQERPGPAGRVGPAAAGAWRRRLAVAAAVVLLAGGAGAATWVAQEQRVRDARTEADAARDEAGRIRAVLAAPDAVVRTGVAPAGGRVTVVASASRDEGVALVAGLAAPGPDRAYQLWLIEGATATSAGVLPAGQGGGTRLLSGVRGKGLFGVTEEPAGGSAQPTMTPLVSFTLT
- a CDS encoding DUF2795 domain-containing protein codes for the protein MTVTGAQLQEFLAGLDYPVSREDLVRWGQENGASTEALQTLRTLPAEEFDTPAELGEALLILNS